The region TCCCGAAAATGTATACTCCAACCAGAAGATCCATTTTTTGAATGTTGAACATAAAAGCGATTATATCACGAAGTCATACAGTCTTCTGTATGTTTTCTTCATTTTGTTCAATAAGCGTGTGAATTTGCCGATACAGTTCCGCTATCAAATAGAGTGAACCCGTAATGACCAACATGGTATTTGGTTTTTTTCGTGCCTGATGAAATGCATCAATCACAGGAACTATTTTCTGAATGTTTCCGACATGATATTTTCTTGAAAGCATAAGTTCGATATTTTCCGCAGGCTCCCCTTCCATCGGCAGGACTTGCTCACTGAAATCAAATCTCGTCACATACACAGTGTCTATGATAGGAATAATGTATTTCAACATTGAAAGGTAGTCTTTGCCGTGTTTGAACGCAATCAGAAAATCGAATTTAGTGTTGGGGTGTTTCTTTTTCAGACTGCGGATAAATGCGGACATTTTCTGGGGATTATGCGCTCCGTCAATAATAATTCTTTTCCCCTCAATGACTACCTCATCGAATCGACCCGGTGTACGAACCGAATTGAGGACTTCACGAACAATCCGCTCATCAAGTGCAAATCCGTCACGTACTGAAGTCTCATGTACGGCAGATAACGCCAGGCTTGCATTCTCTACCTGAAATAATCCGTTTAGTGAAAGAACAATGTTCTTCCAGTGAACGGTCTTATAGTGATAATCAAACATAAGTTGGCCGTTCTTGGTCTTAATGTTTCTGAATGTCTCCCCGGGTATCACCGTACTGAACTGTGCATCCATATTTCGTACCCGCTCTTCCACAACTTTCTGTGCTGTCGGCCGCTGTTTGATACTCACGGCAATATTTCCTTTATGAATAATATCTGCTTTCTGACCTGCAATCGCTTTCAGTGTTTTCCCCAGAATATCAATATGATCCAGACCGATTTTACTGATGACTGCGATCTTGTTTTTACTGTTTGCAACATTGGTGGCATCAACACGACCGCCAGCCCCGGTTTCCATGACTGCATAATCCGCTCCTTCTTTGAAAAAAATATAGTAAGCAAGCACAATCATAATTTCAAAAAATGAAGGATTCCCGTACTCAGTATCTGCCATTTGATGTATGGCCGGAATCATTTCATTTATGTACTGAAGGAATGTCTTTTCGGGAAGTAACTGCTGGTTGATCGATGCACGCTCACGGATATCATACAGATGAGGAGAAATACTGACGCCTACTTTCATCCCGTGTCCCTGTAGCAAACGGCTGATGATGGCGACAGTTGAACCCTTTCCTGAAGTGCCAGCAACATGGATGACTCTAATCTTGTTTTGAGGATCACCCATAAGTTTTGCCAGCTGAACGACTCTCTGAAAACTGAAGTCAGCCGACTTCTGCTCAGAGTTTGACTTTCTGAAAGAAAAAAGATAATCCTGTGCTTTCGTGAGTGAGGTAAACTTCATCGTCAGATACTTAACTTACATTGCCTCTAGCTTCAATAAGATCAACAACATTTGCCCATACTTTCTTTCCGATAATTTTCTCGGACTGCGGTGATACTTCAAAAGCAATATTTACTTCTTCAAAGTAATAATTGCCTTTCACATCCCTCACAAAGTCAATACCTGCAAGATCTCCTTGCACCGCATCAAGTACGCATTTTGCATACTGAACAAGTCGTGTATCAATACTATCATATTTTGTGATTGACCCTCCCCTGCTGAGATTTGTCAGAAAGGAATGCTGCGGTGCATTGCGATAATAGGCTTTCTCTACTATCGGCTCACCCGTCTTTGCGTCACGGGATACGATAATACGGATATCCCTATATCGGTTTTTCAGTTTCTTTTCTTTTTCTATGGTTTTTTGGATCATGATCGGTTCTTCATTGGAGAAGGAATGAAGAAGAAGTCTGAGTTCACGCTCATTGGTGACATGAAATACTCCTTCTCCGCGGCCGGAATCCGGTTTTTTGATTACACAGCTTCCGTCCTTTTGGATCATTTTCATTGCCTTCGATTCTGCAATATTTTTGTCAAAAGCGACACATGTTTCCGGGTTTATGTCCGTTTTAATATTATTCTCTCTGAAATATTTTTCTACCTGCAGGTGGGTTAGGTATTTGTCCTGTCCCATAATGATGTAGTGTAAACCGTTTAAAATGGGAACATTTTTGTTTTGGTATTCGGTCAGGTATGTCAGATATGCCGCAAAAATCGGCTCTGACAGTGACGACAATTCCGGTCTTGCCAAAATGACATCAGGTGTTTCTCTTTTCGTCATTTTTTTGCCGTACAGCACCCGCCTCGGATCGATAATCCTGACACTGTGCCCGCGTTTTGTGGCAGTTCTGATAATACATTGTTCGACACGTCCCACTTTGTCGTGTTTGAGAATATGGATATTCAATTTTTTCATAGTAATCATACAATTTAAAACTGACCGATTGTCATTATATTTATTCTTATTTTGAGCGGAGTTACCAATACTATAAGATAAATGCTGAAAAATCAAGTTGTATTATTTGAACAGTTTTGATACCCTTTATTCAGAATATTTTTTCCAAATTATTCCAAACCCATGGTGTAACAAATCTTTCTACAACCAACCTTCATTATTGATAATTTATTTTTACTCCTATGGCACACCAAGATAAACAGATTTACGAGCTTATCGAAAAAGAAAACTACCGTCAAAAAACGGGAATCGAACTCATTCCGTCTGAAAATTATGCCTCAGAGCATGTCCGCAAACCGCTTTCATCATCATTTGTAAATAAATACTCCGAAGGCTATCCGAAAAAGCGCTACTACGGCGGCAATGAAAATGTTGACGAGGTTGAGCTTATTGCTCAGGAACGGGCTAAAAAATTATTCGGTGTCGAATATGCCAACGTTCAGCCATATTCAGGCTCACCTGCCAACTTCGCAGTCTATATGGCAACTTGTCAGCCGGGTGACACAATCATGGGACAGGCACTTGTGACGGGCGGACATCTCACCCACGGCGCACACGTATCTTTCAGCGCCACTTATTTTAACAGCGTCCAGTATGGTGTTCTGCAAGAGAAACGTGAGAAAGACGGGCTCTTTGATTTTGCCGCTATCCGAAAACTGGCACTTGAGCATAAGCCGAAACTTATCTGGGTCGGAGCATCAGCCTATCCGCTGCAAATTCCTTTTGAGCGGTTTGCCGAAATCGCCGACGAAGTAGGTGCCTATCTTGCGGCCGATATTGCACACATCGCCGGCCTGGTGGCAGGCGGGCAGCATCCCAGTCCAGTTCCGCATGTCCACATCGTCACAACAACAACACACAAAACACTTCGCGGACCCCGCGGAGGCATCATAATGGTGACAAAAAAAGGGCTTGAAAAAGATCCTGAGCTGCCCCAGAAGATCAATAAAGCAGTATTCCCGGGTCTTCAGGGAGGTCCTCATGACAATCAAACTGCAGCCATTGCTGTCGCCCTTTATGAAGCATCTCAACCAGATTTTAAAAAATATGCGGCGCAGATCGTCAAAAACGCTCAAGCTCTCGCGAAAACATTGAAATCAGGCGGTATCAATCTTGTCGGCGAAGGATCCGAGAATCATCTTATTCTCGCTGATCTGACAAAAACTCACGGAGCCGGAGCAGGGTATTTTGCCGAATATGCTTTGGATGCTGTAGGTTTGACCATGAATAAGAATACCGTACCAGGTGAACAAAGCTCACCCTTTTATCCGTCAGGTATTAGAATGGGTACCCCTGCTGCAACAACACGGGGAATGAAAGAAAAGGATATGCAGTTTATCGGAAACATAATGCTGCAAGTCCTCGAAATCACCAAAAAGTACCGATTGCCTGATACAAAAGAAAAAAGACTTCCGTATTTGAAAACTTTTCGGGAAGAAATCAACGCACATTCTAAACTCAAAAAGCTGAAAAAAGAGGTCGAGCAGATGGCAGTAGGGTTTGATATACCGTAAAAAACCAGTGCAGGTTGTACCTGGTACCTAGTATAATATACTCATGATTAAGCTACTGATTGCCGCAGATATAGTTATGGCAGCGGCATTCGCATGGGTGTATCGGTTCCTCCCGGAACAGCTTCCGATTTTCTACTCCAAACCCTGGGGAGAAGCACAAATTGCCGATAAATGGTATATATTCCTGTTGCCTGTTCTGATGCACGGTATCTTTTTCCTGAATTCTGCCGTATCAAACAGGTTCTTTTCGGATGCTCCGCAACTTAAGAAACTCATGAATGTCGCCAATGCATTTTTTATTCTTAGTTTTACGGGAGTCTTTTTGAAGATCCTGTTTCTCATCACCTGATGTTTACCACCGCAGTTATTATTATCGGCGCCTCTGCACTTATATCGTACCTTACGACACCGTTTGCCATCCGGGTGGCAAAAAAATACAAATTGATGACCGACGTCTCGACCCGCACCCATCCAGCACACACCCATACCGGCATTATTCCCCGCGGAGGCGGAATTCCGATTTTCATCTCCCTTCTCGTGTGCAGTCTTATTTTTCTACCGATGAATAAAATAGTTTCCGGGATATTGATTGCAAATGCGTTCCTGCTTATCCTCGGATTACTTGATGACAAATACGATGTCTCCCCGTATCTGAGGTTTATTATGAATCTGACAATTTCTACAATGGTTGTTGGTTTCGGATTGGGTATTCCTTTCATCTCCAATCCTTTCGGGGATGTCATCCAGCTCAATATATGGAAACTTACGTTTGATTTTTTCGGTGTGCGGAATATTCTGATTTTGGCTGATATTCTTGCTGTTGTCTGGCTTTCATGGATGATGAATATGGTCAACTGGAGTAAGGGAGTAGACGGACAGCTTCCCGGTTTTGTAGCAATAACGGCGCTTTTTCTCGGAATTTTATCGCAGAGATTTGTCGGCCATGACATCAGGGCAGAAACGGTTATGATTCTTTCATTCATCGTATCAGGTGCATATCTCGGCTTTTTGCCGTTCAACTTTTTCCCGCAGCGGATAATGCCCGGGTACGGCGGCGGTTCCATGGCTGGATTTTTGCTGGGAGTACTTTCGATTCTTTCATTCGGGAAAGTAGGAACTGCAATTCTGGTACTTGCTATTCCGATGATTGATGCTGTTTACACTATTATCAGACGGCTGCGTCATAAAAAATCTCCCTTCAGGGCCGATTGGGGTCACTTTCATCACCGCCTCATTGAGATCGGCTGGGGAAAGCGTCGTATTGCGGTCTTTTATTGGACTATTTCGCTTATTCTCGGCATTACCAGTCTTTTTCTGTCCGGAATTGAAAAATTTATAGCGTTTATAACTGTCGGGATTGTCCTGGTTGTTTTTATCATTGTTATTGACCGTATGAAAAAGTTGAATGCACAATACAAACAGCTATGAGTAACATCGTTGTCGGTATTTCATCCGGAATTGCCGCATACAAAATCGTTGATCTGATCGAGATACTTTTGAAAAAGAATCATGCAGTTGATGTGATGATGACACAAAAGGCATCGTACATGATCTCTCCCGGGAAAATTGAGGAGATGACGGGAAGACAGGTCTATATCAATCTTTTTGAAGATAATTTTTCGTATGAACGGGTGCTGAAAAGCCGGAAGGTCGATCATATTGAGCTTGCAAAACACGCAGATGTTTTTGTCATAGCACCGGCAACTGCCAATATCATAGCCAAAATGGCAAGCGGGATCGCTGATGATTTTCTGACAACTTCTCTTCTTGCAACCAGCTCTCCTGTTCTGATCTGCCCTTCGATGAATGACGTCATGTGGTATCATCCGGCGACACAGCACAATCTGAGGAGGCTTGAATCGTTCGGCTATGAAGTCTTTTCTCCTGCTTCTGGTTCACTTGCGTGCGGTACGGAAGGAATCGGAAGACTGCAGGAACCAAAAGATATTGCTCATGAGATTGATCTTGTCCTCAACCGTACACAAAAACTCAGGGGGAAAAAAGTACTTGTCACTGGAGGAGGAACAATCGAGCCGATTGATGATGTCAGGGTGATAACGAATCGCGGCTCTGGAAAGATGGGGAAAGCTCTGGCAGAGATTTGCTATCGATACGGCGCCGATGTGACATTCATACACTCCGAACAATCAGTAAAATCTCATCTTCCGATCAGATCAATAGTATTCCACAGCACTCAGGAACTTGCAGAGATCATTGAAAAGGAAGTCAAGGATGCTGATATTATGTTCCATACTGCAGCAGTATCCGATTTTACGGCCGAGAGATACAAAGGGAAAATAGAAAGTACGGAAGATATTAATGTCGAACTGAGGCCTACACCGAAAATCATAAATAAGGTCAAGAAATGGAATCCCAAGATCACGCTTATCGGTTTCAAAGCAATTACTTCAAGCAATGAAGATGAAATTCAAAAACAAGCTACAAAACTCTTCGAAAATGCTCATGCCGACACCGTGATCGTCAATGACGTCAGCCGTCATGATATCGGATTTGAGTCAAACGAGAATGAAGTCTACGTCGTAACTCCTGATAGAAAAATTACAAAACTTGAAAAAGCGAGTAAGATCCACATCGCTGAGGAACTGCTGAAAAAACTTCTGTAATAAGACTAAAAGCAGCACTGAACAAATTTTTCCTTTCGTGCGCAGAAATCTAAATTTGTGAATGAAGTGGATGTTCGAGCTGACAGGAATAGGCGAGTTCACTTCTGAACAAATTTTTGGTTACCAGCACGTATAAAGACTTGATTTATTCCTCGAGCGTTCCTTTAAAAAGATACATACCTTCTTCGTGAGTGAAACGTACCGATAAACCGGTTTCGTCGTCAGTATACACATGTTCCCGGGCATCATTAACAATTGTTGTGCCCACCAATGCAGTCGCTTCATCATTGAGATACGGGACTCCTTCTTCTCCTGTGACAATCTCACGTGTGCGCAGACTTTCTTCGCCCTTTTTCAGCCGTTCAGCCGTGGTGTCTGTCGGAGATAACCCGTAGTCTCTAAACTTTTCATCGTCCGTAACGCCGTAAAGAACAAGAATAAAAAGTAATTCGTCTTCTGTAAGTGAAAGTGAGTACATATTTTTTTTGAATAGTAACACGGTAATAATACCATATGAAAAGAACTTGAAAACTATCTTTACAAGTGACAAGGTATAATATAAGTCCCATGAAATATTTTGTTAAAACATTCGGCTGTCAGCAGAATGTTGCTGATTCGGAGCGCATAGCCCAGGCTTTTGCCGCAAGGGGATTTACCGAGGCCCGCGACTATGAAGATGCTAACTACGTCATCATCAACACCTGCATGGTCCGTGAATCCGCGGAAAACCGGGTCTACGGACTGGTAAACAACCTGGGCACAATCAAAGCACAGAAATCAAAAAATAATGAGCTTTTTAAGATTATTGTGACAGGATGTATGGTCGGCATCGCATTCCGTGACAAAACCGGAAAATTCCTTTCAAAGATCAGAAAAGCCATGCCCAATGCAGATGAATTCATGCCGATTGAAGAGGTCGGATTCGACAGTGAGCCGGTCCGTCAGGATCATCATCAGGCATGGGTCCCGATCTCCAACGGCTGCAATAACTTTTGTACATTTTGTATCGTACCCTTTACCAGAGGCCGTGAGATCAGCCGTCCTTATGAAGATATCATTGAAGAATGTCTCCATCTGAAAGCCCGCGGTTACAAGAAGGTTACTCTTCTCGGTCAGAATGTTAACTCATACGGTGCGGATCTTATTCTCGGAAAAGAAAATGTGCAGGTCATGCGCGATATTGAAAAAACATATTTTGACCCTTCTTCGGTCATCCTAAACCAGACCGAAGCGAAAGTGAAGGGTCCAACACACAAAATGGATTCTTCGGTTTCACCCCAAAATGACAAAGATTTTTCCATAACCTCAATCCGTGCTAAATTTACTTACAACGGTCGCAATGTCGAACCTGTATATGTGAAACACCTCGGTAAAATGCGTATACCCACACTGTTC is a window of Candidatus Roizmanbacteria bacterium DNA encoding:
- a CDS encoding radical SAM protein → MKYFVKTFGCQQNVADSERIAQAFAARGFTEARDYEDANYVIINTCMVRESAENRVYGLVNNLGTIKAQKSKNNELFKIIVTGCMVGIAFRDKTGKFLSKIRKAMPNADEFMPIEEVGFDSEPVRQDHHQAWVPISNGCNNFCTFCIVPFTRGREISRPYEDIIEECLHLKARGYKKVTLLGQNVNSYGADLILGKENVQVMRDIEKTYFDPSSVILNQTEAKVKGPTHKMDSSVSPQNDKDFSITSIRAKFTYNGRNVEPVYVKHLGKMRIPTLFPYLLEDIARMDFETVDFVSSNPWDFSDELIDMIAKYPNITRTIHLPVQSGDDNVLKRMNRWYTADDYLNIIEKLRTKVPEIKFTTDIIVGFCGETDEEFANTVKLAEKVGFEKAYLAMYSERPMTAATKVMTDDVPHAVKKDRWKKLERIINGY
- a CDS encoding serine hydroxymethyltransferase, with amino-acid sequence MAHQDKQIYELIEKENYRQKTGIELIPSENYASEHVRKPLSSSFVNKYSEGYPKKRYYGGNENVDEVELIAQERAKKLFGVEYANVQPYSGSPANFAVYMATCQPGDTIMGQALVTGGHLTHGAHVSFSATYFNSVQYGVLQEKREKDGLFDFAAIRKLALEHKPKLIWVGASAYPLQIPFERFAEIADEVGAYLAADIAHIAGLVAGGQHPSPVPHVHIVTTTTHKTLRGPRGGIIMVTKKGLEKDPELPQKINKAVFPGLQGGPHDNQTAAIAVALYEASQPDFKKYAAQIVKNAQALAKTLKSGGINLVGEGSENHLILADLTKTHGAGAGYFAEYALDAVGLTMNKNTVPGEQSSPFYPSGIRMGTPAATTRGMKEKDMQFIGNIMLQVLEITKKYRLPDTKEKRLPYLKTFREEINAHSKLKKLKKEVEQMAVGFDIP
- a CDS encoding undecaprenyl/decaprenyl-phosphate alpha-N-acetylglucosaminyl 1-phosphate transferase; this encodes MFTTAVIIIGASALISYLTTPFAIRVAKKYKLMTDVSTRTHPAHTHTGIIPRGGGIPIFISLLVCSLIFLPMNKIVSGILIANAFLLILGLLDDKYDVSPYLRFIMNLTISTMVVGFGLGIPFISNPFGDVIQLNIWKLTFDFFGVRNILILADILAVVWLSWMMNMVNWSKGVDGQLPGFVAITALFLGILSQRFVGHDIRAETVMILSFIVSGAYLGFLPFNFFPQRIMPGYGGGSMAGFLLGVLSILSFGKVGTAILVLAIPMIDAVYTIIRRLRHKKSPFRADWGHFHHRLIEIGWGKRRIAVFYWTISLILGITSLFLSGIEKFIAFITVGIVLVVFIIVIDRMKKLNAQYKQL
- the coaBC gene encoding bifunctional phosphopantothenoylcysteine decarboxylase/phosphopantothenate--cysteine ligase CoaBC, whose protein sequence is MSNIVVGISSGIAAYKIVDLIEILLKKNHAVDVMMTQKASYMISPGKIEEMTGRQVYINLFEDNFSYERVLKSRKVDHIELAKHADVFVIAPATANIIAKMASGIADDFLTTSLLATSSPVLICPSMNDVMWYHPATQHNLRRLESFGYEVFSPASGSLACGTEGIGRLQEPKDIAHEIDLVLNRTQKLRGKKVLVTGGGTIEPIDDVRVITNRGSGKMGKALAEICYRYGADVTFIHSEQSVKSHLPIRSIVFHSTQELAEIIEKEVKDADIMFHTAAVSDFTAERYKGKIESTEDINVELRPTPKIINKVKKWNPKITLIGFKAITSSNEDEIQKQATKLFENAHADTVIVNDVSRHDIGFESNENEVYVVTPDRKITKLEKASKIHIAEELLKKLL